The DNA segment TGGTGGACGTCGAGTTCCCGCAAGATGCCGTGCCTAAAGTGTATAACGCACTTGAGGTGAAAGGCGGTGCCACTAAACTGGTACTGGAAGTTCAGCAGCAGCTAGGCGGCGGCGTTGTACGCTGTATCGCTATGGGTACTTCTGACGGTCTGCGTCGCGGACTGGACGTTGTTGACCTGGAGCACCCGATTGAAGTCCCAGTAGGTAAAGCGACCTTAGGCCGCATTATGAACGTACTGGGTGAGCCAATTGATATGAAGGGTGATATCGGCGAAGAAGATCGCTGGGCTATTCACCGTGAAGCTCCAAGCTACGAAGAACTGTCTAACTCGCAAGAACTGCTGGAAACTGGTATCAAGGTAATGGACCTGATTTGTCCGTTCGCTAAGGGCGGTAAAGTTGGTCTGTTCGGTGGTGCGGGTGTTGGTAAAACAGTAAACATGATGGAGCTGATCCGTAACATCGCGATCGAGCACTCAGGTTACTCTGTATTTGCCGGCGTGGGTGAACGTACTCGTGAGGGTAACGACTTCTACCACGAAATGACCGACTCCAACGTATTGGACAAAGTATCACTGGTTTATGGCCAGATGAACGAGCCACCAGGAAACCGTCTGCGCGTTGCGCTGACCGGTCTGACTATGGCTGAGAAGTTCCGTGACGAAGGTCGTGACGTACTGCTGTTCATCGATAACATCTACCGTTATACCTTGGCCGGTACCGAAGTATCTGCACTGTTGGGTCGTATGCCTTCTGCGGTAGGTTATCAGCCAACGCTGGCGGAAGAGATGGGTGTTCTGCAAGAACGTATCACCTCGACCAAAACGGGTTCAATCACCTCTGTTCAGGCCGTTTACGTACCTGCGGATGACTTGACTGACCCATCACCAGCAACCACCTTTGCTCACTTGGACGCAACCGTGGTACTGAGCCGTCAGATCGCTTCTCTGGGTATCTACCCAGCCGTTGACCCGCTGGATTCCACCAGCCGTCAGCTGGATCCACTGGTTGTGGGTCAGGAACACTACGACGTGGCACGTGGCGTGCAGTCTATTCTGCAACGTTATCAGGAACTGAAAGATATCATCGCGATTCTGGGTATGGACGAACTGTCCGAAGACGACAAACTGGTCGTTGCTCGTGCGCGTAAAATCCAACGTTTCCTGTCACAGCCATTCTTCGTTGCTGAAGTCTTTACCGGTTCTCCGGGCAAGTTCGTCTCGCTGAAAGATACCATTCGTGGTTTCAAAGGCATTCTGGATGGTGATTACGATCATCTGCCAGAGCAGGCGTTCTACATGGTTGGCACCATTGAAGAAGCAGTGGAAAAAGCCAAGAAACTGTAACGCCTTGAGAGGAGGTTGATATGGCTATGACTTACCATCTGGACGTTGTCAGCGCAGAGCAGAAAATGTTCTCTGGGCTGGTACAGAAAATCCAGGTGACAGGTAGTGAAGGTGAGCTAGGGGTTTTCCCTGGTCACGCCCCGCTGCTTACTGCCATTAAGCCTGGCATGGTGCGTATTGTTAAACAGCATGGTGAAGAAGAGTTCATCTACCTGTCCGGCGGTATCCTTGAGGTACAGCCGAGCTCGGTAACCGTGTTGGCAGATACCGCCATTCGTGGTCAAGACCTCGACGAGGCGCGAGCGATGGAATCTAAGCGTAAAGCGGAAGAACACATCAATAACTCGCACGGCGATGTTGACTATGCTCAGGCATCAGCGGAATTGTCCAAAGCGATCGCGAAACTTCGCGTTATCGAATTGACCAAGAAAGCGATGTAAGCAGACTCCAAATAAAAAGCGGCTGAAAGGCCGCTTTTTTTTATTCTGAAAATAAGACTTTCCCCAGAGCAAATCTCGCCTAAACGTTGTGCAATTAACCTATTATTTGTCTCTGTTCGCAGACATATTTTCCCATTCTGCCCGCTGTTATTTATTATGTGTCTATTCCGCAGCCAGCGCGACTTACGAAAGTTTTGTGCTGAGAAATATGTAGTAATTCTGTTACCAAACAGGTTTACTTTGCCCATCAATTTGAATGAATCAGGTTGCTTATGTCTAACAGTTCTTTAAGCGTTGTTATTCTTGCCGCAGGCAAGGGTACTCGTATGTATTCCGATCTTCCTAAAGTGCTTCATCCTCTGGCTGGAAAGCCAATGGTTCAGCATGTCATCGATACGGCTTTAAAGTTAGGCGCACAGAACGTGCATCTGGTTTATGGCCATGGTGGAGATCTGTTAAAAGAAAAACTGTCAGACCAGCCGCTGAACTGGGTATTACAGGCCGAACAGCTGGGTACCGGGCATGCGATGCAACAAGCGGCGCCACATTTTTCTGATGATGAAGATGTGTTGATGCTGTACGGCGATGTGCCACTTATTTCCGGTGAAACTCTACAACGCTTGTTAGCCGCTAAGCCGCAAGGTGGTATTGGTTTGCTGACCGTTAAGCTTGCGAATCCTACAGGCTATGGCCGCATCGTGCGCGAAAACGACAACGTTGTGGGCATTGTTGAACACAAAGATGCCACGGCAGAGCAGCATAAAATCAATGAAATCAACACCGGCATTCTGGTTGCTAGCGGTCGCGATCTAAAGCGTTGGTTAGGCAAACTCAACAACAATAACGCGCAGGGTGAATATTACATCACTGACATCATCGCGTTAGCGCATCAGGAAGGTCACCGTATCGAAGCGGTTCATCCTGACCGTTTGAGTGAGGTTGAGGGCGTTAATAACCGTCTGCAACTGTCAGCATTAGAGCGTGAATATCAATCTGAACAGGCGCAGAAGTTGCTGTTAGCTGGCGTGATGCTGCTTGATCCTGCTCGTTTCGATCTGCGCGGTGAACTGATCCATGGTCGCGATATCTCCATTGATACTAACGTGATTATCGAAGGTACCGTTAAGCTAGGCGATCGCGTGCGCATCGGCACTGGCTGTGTGCTGAAAGACTGCGTTATCGGCGATGATTGCGAAATTAGCCCTTATACCGTGATTGAAAACTCTACTTTAGCGACGGAATGTACCGTGGGGCCATTTGCTCGCCTGCGTCCAGGTGCGGATTTGGCTGAAAAAGCGCATGTTGGCAACTTCGTAGAGATGAAGAAA comes from the Hafnia alvei genome and includes:
- the atpD gene encoding F0F1 ATP synthase subunit beta encodes the protein MATGKIIQVIGAVVDVEFPQDAVPKVYNALEVKGGATKLVLEVQQQLGGGVVRCIAMGTSDGLRRGLDVVDLEHPIEVPVGKATLGRIMNVLGEPIDMKGDIGEEDRWAIHREAPSYEELSNSQELLETGIKVMDLICPFAKGGKVGLFGGAGVGKTVNMMELIRNIAIEHSGYSVFAGVGERTREGNDFYHEMTDSNVLDKVSLVYGQMNEPPGNRLRVALTGLTMAEKFRDEGRDVLLFIDNIYRYTLAGTEVSALLGRMPSAVGYQPTLAEEMGVLQERITSTKTGSITSVQAVYVPADDLTDPSPATTFAHLDATVVLSRQIASLGIYPAVDPLDSTSRQLDPLVVGQEHYDVARGVQSILQRYQELKDIIAILGMDELSEDDKLVVARARKIQRFLSQPFFVAEVFTGSPGKFVSLKDTIRGFKGILDGDYDHLPEQAFYMVGTIEEAVEKAKKL
- a CDS encoding F0F1 ATP synthase subunit epsilon, encoding MAMTYHLDVVSAEQKMFSGLVQKIQVTGSEGELGVFPGHAPLLTAIKPGMVRIVKQHGEEEFIYLSGGILEVQPSSVTVLADTAIRGQDLDEARAMESKRKAEEHINNSHGDVDYAQASAELSKAIAKLRVIELTKKAM
- the glmU gene encoding bifunctional UDP-N-acetylglucosamine diphosphorylase/glucosamine-1-phosphate N-acetyltransferase GlmU — its product is MSNSSLSVVILAAGKGTRMYSDLPKVLHPLAGKPMVQHVIDTALKLGAQNVHLVYGHGGDLLKEKLSDQPLNWVLQAEQLGTGHAMQQAAPHFSDDEDVLMLYGDVPLISGETLQRLLAAKPQGGIGLLTVKLANPTGYGRIVRENDNVVGIVEHKDATAEQHKINEINTGILVASGRDLKRWLGKLNNNNAQGEYYITDIIALAHQEGHRIEAVHPDRLSEVEGVNNRLQLSALEREYQSEQAQKLLLAGVMLLDPARFDLRGELIHGRDISIDTNVIIEGTVKLGDRVRIGTGCVLKDCVIGDDCEISPYTVIENSTLATECTVGPFARLRPGADLAEKAHVGNFVEMKKARLGKGSKAGHLSYLGDAEIGDNVNIGAGTITCNYDGANKFKTIIGDDVFVGSDTQLVAPVTIGNGVTIAAGTTVTKNVAEKELVLSRVKQTHIQGWKRPVKK